GGAGATGATGAAAGCTGGGAACTTGTCTGGGGCTAGTGGATTTTCTCCCACTAGCTAGTAAGTGTCCCAACCTCCAGTGGACTCCTGCCTCGAGCTGTGGTCAGCACAGAGCTCTGGGCGCCTCCACACTTCCTGGCTCCACCAAGGGCCCTTTCCTTTTGAGTGTTCTCCCCGAACTTTTCCCCGGCTTCTATTCCTGACTCTGGGTCTGTTTCTCTCTAGATGGGAAGGTGTCAGAATGTTTAGGGTTGCAATGGCTCTTTCTTGCCTCAATACTACCTTAAGGGACTGGGGCTGGGGTCAGGAAATGCACTACACACCCTAGAATCTTCTTTTTGCCTTGGGTGCTGTGTTCATGCTCATACGAGTCTCAATATTTCTTCCTCTGCTCCCAGTCTAGAATCCATTTGGAAATCAAAACAGGAGTCAGGTGGATGGAGATGAAAATACTGGCCTTCTGACTAAAGAGTATGGTTTTGGGTTTGTAGCCAAGTAGGCTCCTGACCACTGCCATAGTGGGACAAATGCAGGGGAGGTGGCCCTACAACTCTGGCAGGAGGAAGGCATGTCCCCTGTGGGGAGGGCGGCTCCCAAAGAGAGAACCTGGAAGTAATCTACAGGGCCTGAGCCCCGCCTGCTTACTGCCTTCCCCAAAATCCACCAGTCAAGCAAGTCACTCCTTCCCCGAGCAAAGGGGGATAAGGGATGGCAggagaggcaagagaatcacagTAGGTGAGATCTCTCTTCAAGGAGACATGAGGCTAGGAAAGTGAGAATCCCACCCATCAGAGTAAAGCCCAACCTGACCTTACAGGTTTACTCGGAGGATCAAAGACATAACAGATAAGGTGCTTCAAACACACAAGCTCCCTGCCAAGTGGGCCATGGAGGTGTGCACCTgtgtcctagctacccaggaggctgaggtcggaagatcacttgagcccaggaggtcgaagctgcagtgagctgtgattgcaccactgcacatcagcctaggtgacagagcaagaccctgtctcaaaaaaattaatgaaaaaaaacaaaaaacaaaagctccCAATGCACAGAGAAGGTATCAAGGTATCATTCCTTCCAGGCCGTCTTCTCACCTCCTCAGCTTCTGCAGTACCTAGCACATAAACACACACTTCATAGGCATTTGTTGACTTGCTGTCCCAAGATGATTACTCTTCATGAGGCATCTGCTTTAACTAGTGCATTCCAGCAGTCCTGGTATGTTTAAAAACAGTCTCATTGTGCTACGGTCATACCAGATAAGTACTGATAAGAAGGTAAATGACCGGTTTTCTATTTCTCAATTCTGACCAGCTCATCTCCCGGGGAGTTTTGCCTCCTGGTCCACATCACTCCATACTTTTAACAGAGTTTTCGATCCATATCTATCTAATCAAGTCATCAGAACCTTAGGGAAAAACAGTTCCTCTCCCCACCCTAAAACTAAAATTATGGaacttcactttcttttcttcttcttcttttttttttttgagatggagtctcactctgtcacccaggctggagtgcagtggcacgatctctgctcactgcaaactacacctcccgggttcacgccattctcctgcctcagcctcccgagtggctgggactacaggcgcccgccaccacgcccggctatttttttgtatttttagtagagacggggtttcaccgtgttagccaggatggtctcgatctcctgacctcgtgatccgcccgcctcggcctcccaaagtgctgggattacaggcgtgaagcaccgcgccctgcctggaacttcattttcttaaaaaaaacacaagtggtcacaaaaatataaatagttaTTAGTCACCTCATGTGCGCCAAAAATTGTAGATATAAAACTGAGCATGAGTGGAAAACACAGATTAAAAGTCTTGTTAGTAAGTATCATACAAGTAAACATCTGAACCAGCTATTCCCTCTTACCTGTAATGGAAACCGGAAGGCAGGTGAGACTTTAAGTAATGACTCCCTTATCACAAGGGTTTTGCCTGGAATACTGTGTATCTTGTCTACAAAGATGTGCAAAATTTTACCCTTAAAATGAATGTAATTTGCATCCCGTGGAGTTGTCAGTGACTGCCAGTATCTCACCTTGACTGAGCATCAAACTGTTTTGTTACAAATTTCTCCGCAGCCCAAATCCCTGATTTTGGCCCCAGGACATCGTTAGACTAGTCCAGGTGGATGTGTTCATCCATCTTATGGACAGTCGAAAGGCCTCTTCCACTAGGCAAGGCCTCCCCTCTCCACCAAGTGACTTTCCCAGTGATGTTCCAGCTCATGCCCTGTCCTCCCATTGTGTTTCCTGTCCCCAGAGAAGTGAACTAGGAATCAGCTCCATGAGGCCAGGACTGTGTCTCCTCCACTCACTACCATACACGTAGCAGAGCACAAAGCCTAGCTCTGAACGACAGAGCAGGTCCTCCCGTGGACCCGGCATCTAGCCTGGCCTTTCCCAGGTGAGACCAGGGAACCTCCACTGACTGCCCCAAACAGGCACTCGAGGGCTGCGAGGAGTCCACGCCATGCACCATCACTGGAACGTTCCACCACGGTGACGAGAGAATTAGCACAGATTCTTCGGGTCTCAGTGTTCCTCGGGCTTAGTTTCTGTTCAGCTTGGCTTAAGTAGCTATTGATTACCCGTGCCTGGCACACTTCCCCCAGCAAATACCCACTACAACTGGTTCTCTGCTGCTGTGGTCTGATTTCACAGGGCCATGTGACAAAGTTGGTGCTGTGGACTTCAGACTAGACAGTAAAATAGATGCTGACGTTCACAGAGAGGTGCCGTCTACTTGGTCTCTACTTAAGAAAGTGGGGGTCAGGGATGTTTTCTTCCCCTTGCCGTCCAGAGTGGCTGGATGTGCTGCCTTCCAGCACCTTTCTAGCTGCTTGCAAGAGCTCCCACCCTCTGCTTCTCTGTCCTCTGGATGCCGCACTTCCAAAGCAGACGTTCCAAATGCATTTggtcaatggaatcaaccagaagcGTGGGCTTCTCTAACGGCTAACACAGGATACAAGTCATGTTTTCCGTTCTGCAAAACCTGGACACACCTGAGCATTTATCCTCACAGAGAGAAAGACTAACCCATCACACGGTCAGCAATAAATACTCACACTCGGCTTTTAGGATTAAAAGGCAATCCGGTGGTCCTGAGCAGCTGCTCTGTCCAGCCCACTTGAAGCCTCCATTTCTTTTAAGTACAAACAAACCATAATAGTTACAGCATGAAATGAGCCGGCCTGTCATTATGGGATGGCACTGCCCTTCAGGTGATGCAAGTTAAGCCCTAGGTCCATTACACAACATCAGCTTCTTTGGTTTGAACATCACCCTATAATTACATCTCTAGATAAGCCCGAAGTTGAAATCTTCAGTTCCATTTAAAACCGATACGATCCATGAACCCACTCTCAACTGAgtaagaacagaaaataattacGAGCTGTCAACGGAACACTATCTCACATCAAGCACAGCTGGCTTCCAAATCTCACATGACAGATGACTGAAGGTCAAACTCTGCTCCCCCTAATTATTTCGTTAAGATAATCAACATGTAAACTCGAAagctgggggacaagagcaatcACTCATGTGTTCTGAATCCCCAAAAATGGCCAGAGGAGTCTCTCTGGATTTAGTTAGCTGACGGAAAAAgatgtttttgcatttgttttgttttgttttttggtattaCAAAAGGACCAACCCCGTATGTCAAAGCATAAGGTAAACCTGTTAAATGCAATTTGCCAACAAGGCCATAAAAACCCAACTATGcttccagaccccagaagcaGATGTATGCTTCCGCCGCCACGCAAACCCGCTGCAGCATCAAGCCCAAAGAGGCGCTTCTGAACTCCCAAGACAGAGAATCTTAAAGGCCAGAACAGCAGAGGAGGCTTCTTCAAAGTTCCATACGTCCTGGCAAAAAGTACATGTGATACAGCAAAcagttcttcaaaaaaaaaaaaatttaatttccaaaatttttacATAATCTTTGATATTCTACAACAAAAGCTGTTGATCTGCAGTGCATGGGCCACTAGTAGGCCCACTCTTGGGATTCAGGATGTCCAAACACTCCCCTGAAACCCTACACAGATACATGAATTTTCTAGGGAGAAGGCCCACAGCTTTCAGCTAGAGTGCTGCGACTGCAGTCCAAAGCAAGCCACCACGTTACAACCACTCCTTTGGACTAGAAAGTTCTGATTCTTTAGTAACTCTATGTATTCGAATTTTCTGTCTTAGCTGATAAATGTAGAGGCATTAAGATGGTTCTCATTTGTGTATTCTTCTCCACTTGCTGAAATCCTACAGAACCTTCAAAGGCCAGCTCAAATCACAATTCAATAAGGCTTTTTCAGATACCTCAGCCAGAATTAATCTTCCCCACTGGCCTCCTGCAACACCTCTCCAGTGGCATTTACCATGGTATCCATTCACGCTGTATGTTAAAGTTACTTGTGCAACTGTCTCCCCAGCTTGGGAGTGAGTGGAGAGTAGGGGCTCTGCAATATGCACTGAATATCCCTTCTGCATCAGCGCCTAGCACAATGCCTTGGAGATTTTGTTGAACTTGATCTTTTTGTTTCAGTGGCAACAAGAGACCACCCACTCTAATCATCTAATTCTTCAAAAAGTTTCTAAAATCAGCCGAACAGTCACGCAccgcataatgatgttttggtaaAAGATGAACCACATATACGATGGTGGTCCCACAAGGTTATAACACCAGATTTTTACAGCacgttttctatgtttagatacataaatgctTGCCATTGTGCTACAATGGcccacagtattcagtatagtaacatgcggTATAGGTTTGCAGTCTGGGAGCAATAGGCCTAGGTATATGGTCAGCTATAttatctaggtttgtgtaggtCCACTCTAGCATGTTTGCGTAAGAACCTCACCTAACGATGCATTTCCTGGACGGGATCCCAGTCGTTAAGCAATGCGTGACTATGCATTGCGATGCGTGACTATACAATGCGATGTGTGACTATACATTTGCATATAAGACAAGTCTACCTTGGGGTTGCTAAAGGCTACACTAATGCAATCATGTGGATGGTTAGGACTTCTAGTCTATATAACAAGGAACCTTCAGACAGCTAACATTTTATCCACTTCTAACTGGATGTGAAATTTAGTAATGAAAACGCTCTTGGGATTTAACGCATCACACATACGTCAGGGAATGGAAGCACTGTGAGATAAATCTAAGCTGGCCTGATGTCTTCCAACAGCCTgaggcacaccccaccaccagaGGCATTATTACACAACTTCGGGAACACCAAATACACAAACTTCAAGGACAGCCCAGTCAGGAAGTGAGGAGATATCATCtgtagaattagaaaaataaaaagaataaactaggCTGTTCGCCACACCCCCGTTGATGTCGGCCCACGGGGGTTGCCGGTCCCTTTAACTGGCATGTACCAAGTCCTTCCAGGTGACATTtcctccctgtgtcccagctTTTAGGGATCATTGGCCATGGGTCCAAGGGGAGGGAATGTGGAGACAGGGTTGTATTTGCCGGGGAATTCTGGGCCGACAGGGAGCAAGAGCGCGCTTGGGGGCAAAGTCCCATTGTCTCATGCTGTTCTCCAGTCCCGAGATGGTGGCCACCATGAAGAAGACGGCTGCAGAAGATGTCAATGTTACTTTCGAAGAgcaacaaaagataaacaaatttgcATGGAATACAAGTAGAATCACAGAgctaaaggaagaaatagaagcaaaacagaaacaactCCAAAACGTAGAAGATGCTCGTGACGGTACCATGCTTGCAGATGCTGACTGCTTAATGATGCCTTATCAAATCGGTGAAGTCTTCATTAGCCATTCTCAAGAAGAAACACAGGAAATGTTAGAAGCAGCAAATAAAAATTTGCAAGAAGCAACTGACGCCTTAGAATCCAAAGTCGAAGCAATTCAGTGGgtgtgagcagatttgaaagttCAGTTGTATGCAAAATTTGGGAGCAGCATAAACCTTGAAGCTGATGAaagttaaacattttataatacttaaaaaaatgtgtttaataaacttgaatattgtttaagaaaaaaagaatgaactagaaAGTCTTACTGgcaatctttacaaaaaaaatcaaagcaactAGTAGATTCAAATAATGAACTGCAGAGGATAGAGTGAGGTAATGAAGTCCTCGCACTATCTAACAGAAATCCTATGTGCAAATTCAGGCACAACTGTGATCAAGATGGAAAAGCCCCAGACACTGAGTAAAAAGACCAGGATGATGGAGACTTCCACAAAGTAACAGCTGTACTCCTCCCAGGTCTGCCCCCTTACAGCTAAAAAGAAAGTTCTGAATGTAACACAACCAGCAAGTGCAGAAAGGTGGTGGAAAGAAGGCGGCAGGCTACCCAGCGACCTCAGGACTTGAGGGATGACAAGGCAGTGAGTTCTCTGGGTGTCCTTACTGCCTCCTACTTACCCAGGATGGGTGCTGCAGAAGCCTCCAAGCTGGAACAGCCAAAAGGTACAGAGAAAAAGAACTCCAAGAAGAGCCTGTTCTTGGCCAAAGGACCCAGAAAAGGATGCTCTTACAACAGCAGACCTTTTTGGCAATGCCCGTCCTATTCCAAATAACAAGAgagggccaggtacggtggcccacgcctgtaatcccagcactttgggaggccgaggcgggtggatcgcctgaggtcaggagttcgagaccagcctggccaacatggtgaagtcccatttctactaaaaatacaaaaattagctgggcatggtggtgcgtgcctgtaatcccagctacttgggaggctgaggcaggagaattgcttgaacctgggcggcggaggttgcagtgagccaagattgcgccactgcactccagcctgggcaacaagagcgaaactccatctcaacaacaacaaaaaacaaatacaagagAAAACATCAGCAGAGAAACCACATATACCACCCACTGAGGTTTCAGTGGAATTGAGGGGGAAATTGATCTTCTACCCTCAAGGAACCAGGTGACATGCTCCAAGTGACATGTCAAATAGTGCTGGCAGGGCCAAGCAGGGATCTCACCTCCCATTCTCTGCCTGGAAGAAGCAGGAGGTGCTCCAATTCCCTCACCAGGGTGGTGTCAGCAGGGCCCAGTGGGGAAGTGCACCCCCACCATGAGGCAGAAAGAGGGGATGGGAGGGTGGGAGACTGGACTAGCTGTCACTTTGCTACCCCCTCCCATTCCCTAGAATCAGCAACGCCCAGAGGGGAGCTGATGTTCCAACCCCACTCAACAAGGCCACAGGTTCTCAGGGACCCGGAGGTCATTAACAAAAGTGCTAACAGCCCTATGTCAGAGTCCCAGAAGGAGATGAGAGAGAGGGACTGAAATAGTCAttcaagaaataatggctgaaaacttcccacaTTTGGCAAGAGACATAAATGTACAGATTCAAGAAGCCAAGCAAACCCCAAATATAATAAACGGGATGAAGCCTGTGCCAAGACAAATCATAatgaaacttctgaaaactaaacatAAAACTCTTCAAAGCAGCCAGAGAGGAGCAATGCATGAACTCGGAGAGGAGACCAACTCAAACGACAGTAGATTTCTCTTCTGAAACAATGTGAAggtatccttcaggaatgaagaggAAATACAGGCATTCTTGGACAAAGGAAAGCTAAGAGAATCTGTTGCAAGCAAACTGATCGTTAAAGAATGGCTAAAGGAAGTTctctaaacagaaaggaaatgacaaCAGAAGAAGGCTTAGAGCTTCACAAAGAAGACCATCagaacaggtaaaaaaaaaaaaaaaaaaaaaaaaaaagggacaatttTATTCAGTCAAAAGGGGGGAAAAGATAATATAATCTCCTACTcctaatgagtttttaaaatcacagttGATGAGTGAAGTAAACCACCTGATGTGGCATTCAAAGTCTGTTAAGAAGTGCTAAGACATTTATAGTGAAGTGGGGTGGGTAAATGGACCCAAGCGGAAGTAAAGTTTCTACACTTAAAGGTGTAAAACATCAGGGCCAGGAGACTGGAGTAAGTTACACATGTATACTGCAAACCTAAGGCAACTACCAAGAAAAGAATACAAAgcattatacttaaaaaaaaaaaaaaaaaaaaaaaatcaatcagccAGGGAGgatagttcatgcctgtaatatcggCACTTTGGCCAGGAGACTGGGataagttacatatgtatactgtAAACCAAGGGGAACTaccaagaaaataatacaaagcattatacttaaaaaaaaaaaaaaaaaaatcagccagggaggatagctcatgcctataatctcggcactttggctgaggcaggaggatggctttgaGGCTAGCAATTCAAGAGCAGCCTAAGTAACACAGTGGAAccctatctacaaaaaataaatatagattaaaaattagctgggtgtggtggtacacatctgtagtcccagctactagggaggctgaggtgggaggatggcttgagtccaggaggtcaagactacagtgagccatgatcatgccactgcgcttcagcctaggcaatagcaaaagaccttgtctctaagatAGTAACAGTTATAATAATGACTTTACCCTAAATGTAAagagtggattaaaaaatatgATGCGACAATATGCTGTCTATATGAAACTCACTTCAAAACAAGGGTATTAAAAGAatggagaaatatatattatgaaagcATTAATAAAAACATAAGTGGCTATATTAAAATATCTGATAATGGAGACTTCAAAGAAAATTACTGGAGaaaaaagaaggacattacataataaaAAAGGTTAATCTATCAAGATATAATAATCCTAAACATTTATGCACCACACAACAGAACCTCAACATACAGGAAACAAAAACTGATAGAgctaaagaagaaatagacaaatccacaattatagttgaGGACTCTTAACTGACAGAACTACTGAACaatcagcaaggatatagaaCTCGACATCACTATCAATCAACAAGATCTGACACATGTAGAACATTCCACCAAACGAGCATACGCATTTATCATGTACTTATGGGATGTTCACCAACACAAGACCACAGAACATCTGCCAAATAGACCGTATCCTAGGCCAGAAAACAAACCAACACATTTAAAAGAAGTGAAACCATACACAGTATACTCTCTGTCCATAGTGGAGTCGAACCAGAAATCAACAAAAGAGAGACAACaggaaaatcttttcttttttttttgaggcagggtcttactctgtcgcccaggataaagtgcagtggcacgatgttggctcactgcaacctttgcctcccaggttcaagtgatcctcccacccgcctcccaggttcaagtgtgcaccaccacacccagctaatttgtttttgaaatggagtcttgctctgtcgcccaggctagagtacagtggcgtgctCTCtatgcactgcaacctctgcctcctaggttcaagtgattctcctgcctcagcctactgagtagctgggattacaggcacctgctactgcacccagccaatttttgtatttttggtagagatggggtttcaccatattgcccaggttggtcttgaactcctgggttcaagcaatctgcctgtcttggcctcccaaagtgctgggattacaggcatgagccattgcacctggccatgaCATttatgaaatgacaaaattatcaaattaaagaacagaggccgggcacagtgtctcacatctggcactttgggaggccgtggcgggtggatcacgaggtcaggagttggggatcagcctggccaacatggtgaaaccccgtctctattaaatatacaaaaattagctggacgtggtggtgggcacctgtaatccca
This genomic interval from Gorilla gorilla gorilla isolate KB3781 chromosome 6, NHGRI_mGorGor1-v2.1_pri, whole genome shotgun sequence contains the following:
- the LOC101147843 gene encoding prefoldin subunit 4-like, with translation MVATMKKTAAEDVNVTFEEQQKINKFAWNTSRITELKEEIEAKQKQLQNVEDARDGTMLADADCLMMPYQIGEVFISHSQEETQEMLEAANKNLQEATDALESKVEAIQWV